In the genome of Nocardia sp. NBC_00416, one region contains:
- a CDS encoding bifunctional FO biosynthesis protein CofGH, with product MIEGVTDLPEPTVPTPVPTPAAMRRALRRARDGVTLNVDEATVLLHARGDDLADLSRSAARVRDAGLASAGRPATITYSRNVFIPLTHLCRDTCHYCTFVTVPGKLRAQGRGMFLEPDEVLEIARRGAELGCKEALFTLGDRPEARWPEAAQWLDERGYDSTLDYLRAVSILVLEETGLLPHLNPGVMSWEEISRLKPVAQSMGMMLETTSTRLFTEKGNCHYGSPDKDPAVRLRAITDAGRLSVPYTTGILVGIGETIAERADTIAAIRKQHKAFGHIQEVIVQNFRAKDDTAMRHAPDADLTEFRATIAVTRLLLGPDVSVQAPPNLVSGEECRALLEAGIDDWGGVSPVTPDHVNPERPWPNLDSLAEITAAAGFELVERTSAHPKYVRAGSPWIDPRIGVHVAALTDPETGLAKAGALPVGLPWQEPDESWESAGRTDLNTAIDTSGRNTDTRSDIDNAFGDWDTIREQVRDLAAAPQRLDSDVLAALRAAERDPAGLSDAQYLALATADGADLEAVAGLADQLRRDVNGDDVTYVVNRNINFTNICYTGCRFCAFAQRKGDADAFTLSTDEVADRAWEAYVDGATEVCMQGGIDPDLPVTGYADLVRAVKARVPSMHVHAFSPMEIVNGASRGGQSVRDWLTALREAGLGTIPGTAAEILDDEVRWVLTKGKLPASAWIDVVTTAHQVGIRSSSTMMYGHVDNPSHWVGHLRVLRGIQDETGGFTEFVLLPFVHQSAPLYLAGASRPGPTNRDNRAAHALSRIMLHGRIDNIQTSWVKLGTTGTQVMLSSGANDLGGTLMEETISRMAGSQHGSAKTVAELTEIAEGIGRPVRERTTTYGVPPRRGPVPGLELV from the coding sequence ATGATCGAGGGCGTGACCGACCTACCCGAACCGACCGTCCCGACCCCTGTGCCGACCCCTGCCGCGATGCGCCGGGCACTGCGCCGGGCACGTGACGGGGTCACCTTGAACGTCGACGAGGCGACGGTCCTGCTGCACGCGCGCGGCGACGACCTGGCCGACCTGTCCCGCAGCGCGGCACGGGTGCGCGACGCCGGGCTCGCCTCGGCTGGACGGCCGGCCACCATCACCTACTCGCGCAATGTCTTCATCCCGCTCACCCACCTCTGCCGCGACACCTGCCACTACTGCACTTTCGTGACGGTGCCGGGCAAACTGCGCGCGCAGGGTCGCGGGATGTTCCTGGAACCCGACGAGGTCCTCGAGATCGCCCGCCGGGGCGCCGAATTGGGCTGCAAGGAGGCGCTGTTCACCCTCGGTGATCGGCCCGAGGCCCGTTGGCCGGAGGCCGCGCAGTGGCTGGACGAGCGCGGCTACGACTCGACTCTGGACTATTTGCGCGCGGTCTCCATCCTGGTGCTCGAGGAGACCGGGCTGCTGCCGCATCTGAATCCCGGTGTGATGTCGTGGGAGGAGATCTCCCGGCTGAAACCGGTCGCGCAGTCGATGGGCATGATGCTGGAGACCACCTCGACCCGGCTGTTCACCGAGAAGGGCAACTGCCATTACGGCAGCCCCGACAAGGATCCCGCGGTACGGCTGCGCGCCATCACCGACGCGGGCCGGCTGTCGGTGCCCTACACCACCGGGATCCTGGTGGGCATCGGCGAGACCATCGCCGAGCGCGCGGACACCATTGCCGCGATCCGCAAACAGCACAAGGCGTTCGGTCATATCCAGGAAGTCATCGTGCAGAACTTCCGGGCCAAGGACGACACCGCCATGCGCCACGCCCCGGACGCCGATCTGACGGAATTCCGGGCCACCATCGCGGTGACCCGGCTGCTGCTCGGGCCCGATGTCTCGGTGCAGGCGCCGCCGAATCTGGTATCCGGCGAGGAATGCCGCGCGCTGCTGGAAGCCGGGATCGACGACTGGGGCGGGGTGTCGCCCGTGACGCCCGACCATGTGAACCCCGAACGGCCCTGGCCCAACCTGGACAGCCTCGCCGAGATCACCGCCGCCGCCGGTTTCGAACTGGTGGAACGCACCTCCGCGCATCCGAAGTACGTGCGCGCCGGGAGCCCGTGGATCGATCCGCGGATCGGAGTCCACGTCGCGGCCCTCACCGATCCGGAGACCGGTCTCGCGAAAGCCGGCGCTCTCCCGGTGGGACTGCCCTGGCAGGAACCCGACGAGTCCTGGGAGTCGGCGGGCCGGACCGATCTGAACACCGCGATCGACACTTCCGGCCGCAATACCGACACCCGCAGCGATATCGACAACGCGTTCGGCGACTGGGACACGATTCGCGAACAGGTCCGCGATCTGGCCGCCGCGCCGCAACGGCTGGATTCGGATGTGCTGGCCGCGCTGCGCGCCGCGGAGCGGGACCCGGCCGGCCTCTCCGACGCCCAGTATCTGGCGCTGGCCACCGCCGACGGAGCCGACCTGGAGGCCGTCGCGGGGCTGGCCGACCAGTTGCGCCGCGACGTCAACGGCGACGACGTCACCTATGTGGTGAACCGCAATATCAACTTCACCAATATCTGCTACACCGGGTGCCGATTCTGTGCGTTCGCGCAGCGTAAAGGTGACGCCGACGCGTTCACCCTCAGCACCGACGAGGTCGCCGACCGGGCCTGGGAGGCCTACGTCGACGGTGCGACCGAGGTCTGCATGCAGGGCGGTATCGATCCCGACCTGCCGGTCACCGGGTACGCGGACCTGGTGCGCGCGGTCAAGGCGCGGGTGCCGTCCATGCACGTGCACGCGTTCAGTCCGATGGAAATCGTGAACGGCGCCTCCCGGGGCGGCCAGAGCGTGCGGGACTGGCTGACCGCGCTGCGCGAGGCCGGTCTGGGCACCATCCCGGGAACGGCCGCCGAGATCCTGGACGACGAGGTCCGGTGGGTGCTGACCAAGGGCAAACTGCCCGCCTCCGCCTGGATCGACGTGGTCACCACGGCGCACCAGGTGGGGATCCGATCCAGTTCGACCATGATGTACGGGCATGTCGACAACCCGAGCCACTGGGTCGGGCATCTGCGTGTGCTGCGCGGTATCCAGGACGAAACCGGTGGTTTCACCGAGTTCGTGCTGCTGCCGTTCGTGCACCAGAGTGCCCCGCTCTACCTGGCGGGCGCGTCCCGCCCCGGCCCGACCAACCGCGACAACCGCGCCGCGCACGCGCTGTCCCGGATCATGCTGCACGGCCGGATCGACAACATCCAGACCAGCTGGGTGAAACTCGGCACCACCGGCACCCAGGTGATGCTGAGCAGCGGCGCCAACGATCTCGGCGGCACGCTGATGGAGGAGACCATTTCCCGGATGGCCGGTTCGCAGCACGGGTCGGCGAAGACCGTGGCCGAACTCACAGAGATCGCGGAGGGTATCGGCCGCCCGGTCCGGGAACGCACCACGACCTATGGGGTTCCGCCGCGGCGCGGTCCGGTGCCTGGTTTGGAACTGGTGTAG
- a CDS encoding PH domain-containing protein, with product MTEPCSAPGGEPAAAPDAGGPARTDAGASAGADGAEPWLRLDRRMLLVHPVQEVVKFLPAVIGAVILGVSSGNPLYSLLGLVAVIPYALTKWFTTAYRVGPTHVELRTGLIRRRRLSVPRARIRSVDIEADPLHRVLGLAVVVIGTGQEAGAGDRFTLDALAADRVRPLRAELLAHTRQPHVRADDPDLPAIPADSEPGAAPEGSAADRGEEIGHWQPGWVRYAPLSLTGFALAASALGIAAQFGFGAAEISISRNTVDSVRGVDLLSLSLLGLMALAALVVVVSAAACAHYLVTNFGLRVTDHGATLQIRRGLFTLRRITLDTARLRGAAIREPLLLRLAGAAQLEAITTGENPRQKILPQSPRAAVERTLVRLLRPHRTEYPAATGVPAAHLAALAEAPLTRHGPAARRRRYVRACWPVPVSAAALLVPLAAGWHIAPWWWLPPFVLAPICVLLAEDRYRGLGHAVLPATSGSPAWLIVRSGSLDRERACLEAPGVIGWTVRQTYWQRRAGLATVGAATAAGKKLYLIEDVPLDRAWPVIEAVTPGRLGRAERAAVTASSKPA from the coding sequence ATGACCGAACCGTGTTCGGCGCCGGGCGGGGAGCCGGCCGCCGCACCGGATGCGGGCGGACCGGCGCGGACGGATGCGGGAGCTTCGGCCGGCGCGGACGGCGCGGAGCCGTGGCTACGTCTCGATCGCCGCATGCTGCTGGTGCATCCCGTCCAGGAGGTCGTGAAGTTCCTGCCCGCGGTGATCGGCGCGGTGATCCTCGGCGTCAGCTCCGGTAACCCGCTGTACAGCCTGCTGGGCTTGGTGGCGGTGATTCCGTACGCACTCACGAAATGGTTCACCACCGCATACCGGGTCGGGCCCACCCACGTCGAATTGCGCACCGGATTGATCCGGCGCAGGCGGCTGTCGGTGCCGCGCGCGCGGATCCGGTCGGTGGATATCGAAGCCGATCCGCTGCACCGCGTGCTGGGTCTGGCCGTGGTGGTGATCGGTACCGGGCAGGAGGCCGGAGCCGGCGACCGGTTCACCCTGGACGCCCTTGCCGCCGACCGGGTCCGGCCGCTGCGCGCCGAATTGCTGGCCCACACCCGGCAGCCCCATGTTCGGGCCGACGACCCGGACCTCCCGGCGATCCCCGCCGACAGCGAACCCGGTGCCGCGCCGGAGGGTTCCGCGGCCGACCGGGGCGAGGAGATCGGCCACTGGCAGCCGGGCTGGGTGCGGTACGCACCGCTGTCGCTGACCGGTTTCGCGCTCGCCGCCTCCGCGCTGGGCATCGCCGCGCAGTTCGGGTTCGGCGCCGCCGAGATCAGTATCAGCCGCAACACGGTCGACAGTGTGCGCGGCGTGGATCTGCTGTCGCTGTCGCTGCTCGGACTGATGGCGCTGGCCGCGTTGGTGGTCGTGGTGAGCGCGGCGGCCTGCGCACATTATCTGGTCACGAATTTCGGGCTGCGGGTCACCGACCACGGCGCCACCCTGCAGATCCGCCGCGGGCTGTTCACGCTACGCCGGATAACGCTGGACACCGCGCGTCTGCGCGGCGCGGCCATCCGGGAGCCGTTGCTGTTGCGCCTGGCCGGCGCCGCGCAACTGGAGGCGATCACCACCGGCGAGAACCCACGGCAGAAGATTCTGCCGCAGTCTCCGCGCGCGGCGGTCGAACGCACGCTGGTCCGGCTACTGCGCCCGCACCGGACCGAATACCCCGCCGCCACCGGAGTTCCCGCGGCGCACCTCGCGGCACTCGCCGAAGCGCCGCTCACCCGGCACGGTCCCGCTGCCCGGCGGCGTCGCTACGTCCGGGCCTGCTGGCCCGTCCCCGTCAGCGCCGCAGCTCTGCTGGTGCCGCTCGCGGCCGGATGGCATATCGCACCGTGGTGGTGGCTGCCGCCGTTCGTCCTGGCACCGATCTGTGTACTGCTCGCCGAAGACCGCTACCGCGGTCTCGGCCACGCCGTGCTCCCCGCAACCTCCGGCTCCCCGGCCTGGCTGATCGTCCGTTCCGGATCACTCGATCGCGAACGCGCCTGTCTCGAAGCGCCCGGTGTCATCGGTTGGACCGTGCGGCAGACCTACTGGCAGCGCCGGGCCGGTCTCGCGACGGTCGGCGCGGCCACCGCCGCGGGCAAGAAGCTCTACCTCATCGAAGACGTACCGCTGGACCGGGCGTGGCCCGTGATCGAAGCCGTCACTCCCGGGCGACTGGGTCGCGCCGAGCGCGCCGCCGTGACAGCGAGTTCGAAACCGGCCTGA
- a CDS encoding PH domain-containing protein produces MSPDSPPRSPNLLTDPSWRPSPRAKTVWTVQIALAWLAVFAALLGWVALDPGRRPWQVAAAVIVVPVAVFAAVAVPRWRYRVHRWEVTDEAVYTRVGWLTQESRVAPISRVQTVDTERGPLERLLDLSTVTVTTASSAGAVHISLLDRAVAEQTVTRLTEIASRHRGDAT; encoded by the coding sequence ATGTCGCCGGACAGCCCGCCGCGGTCACCGAATCTGCTGACCGACCCCTCGTGGCGGCCGAGTCCCCGCGCGAAGACCGTGTGGACCGTGCAGATCGCGCTGGCATGGCTCGCCGTGTTCGCCGCGTTGCTCGGGTGGGTCGCGCTCGATCCGGGGCGGCGGCCCTGGCAGGTGGCGGCGGCCGTGATCGTGGTGCCGGTCGCGGTGTTCGCCGCCGTCGCGGTGCCCCGCTGGCGGTATCGAGTCCACCGCTGGGAGGTGACCGACGAAGCCGTGTACACCCGGGTGGGCTGGTTGACCCAGGAGAGCCGGGTCGCGCCGATTTCCCGCGTACAGACGGTGGATACCGAACGAGGTCCGCTGGAGCGCCTGCTCGACCTGTCGACGGTCACCGTGACCACCGCCTCCTCGGCCGGCGCCGTGCACATCAGCCTGCTCGACCGGGCGGTCGCCGAACAGACGGTGACGAGACTGACCGAGATCGCGTCCCGGCACCGCGGTGACGCGACATGA
- the fdxA gene encoding ferredoxin, which yields MTYIIAEPCVDVKDKACIEECPVDCIYEGGRMLYIHPDECVDCGACEPVCPVEAIFYEDDTPDQWSGYVNANVDFFDELGSPGGATKLGKVDSDPAFIKELPPMAEE from the coding sequence GTGACGTACATCATCGCCGAACCGTGCGTTGACGTGAAGGACAAGGCGTGCATCGAAGAATGCCCTGTGGACTGCATCTACGAGGGCGGCCGCATGCTCTACATCCATCCCGACGAATGCGTTGACTGTGGTGCGTGTGAGCCGGTCTGCCCGGTGGAGGCGATCTTCTACGAGGACGACACCCCGGATCAGTGGAGCGGTTACGTCAACGCCAATGTCGACTTCTTCGATGAGCTGGGTTCGCCGGGCGGCGCCACCAAGCTGGGCAAGGTCGATTCCGATCCGGCGTTCATCAAAGAGTTGCCGCCGATGGCCGAAGAGTAG
- the dapC gene encoding succinyldiaminopimelate transaminase encodes MSTDVSRRPRVSAALPEFPWDTIAGVKARAAAHPDGLVDLSVGTPVDPVDPLIRSALSAVSDVPGYPTTHGTPQLRAAAVAALTRRFGITGVDQAAVLPVIGTKELIAGLPRLLGLGPADLVVIPEVAYPTYEVGGLLAGTRILRADGLTRLGPEHPALIYLNSPSNPTGRVLGLEHLRKVVSFARERGAVVASDECYLGLAWEEPAVSILDPRVCDGDHTGLLAVHSLSKTSNLASYRAGFVAGDPELVAELLEVRKHSGMMVPFPIQAAMAAALGDDEHESVQRERYRARRETLRAALLDAGFRIDDSAAGLYLWSTRGEPCRDTLDWLAERGILAAPGDFYGPAGAEHVRIALTATDERIDAAADRLRG; translated from the coding sequence ATGAGCACCGATGTTTCCCGCCGTCCCCGCGTGAGCGCGGCATTGCCCGAATTCCCATGGGACACCATCGCGGGTGTGAAGGCCAGGGCGGCAGCGCATCCGGATGGGCTCGTCGATTTGTCGGTGGGCACTCCGGTCGATCCGGTCGACCCGTTGATCAGGTCGGCGTTGAGCGCGGTATCCGATGTGCCGGGGTACCCGACCACACACGGCACGCCGCAGTTGCGGGCCGCGGCGGTGGCCGCGCTGACGCGGCGGTTCGGTATCACCGGGGTGGATCAGGCGGCCGTGCTGCCGGTGATCGGCACCAAGGAGTTGATCGCGGGTCTGCCCCGGCTGCTCGGTCTGGGTCCCGCCGATCTGGTGGTGATTCCCGAGGTCGCCTATCCCACCTATGAGGTCGGTGGGCTGCTGGCGGGGACACGGATTCTGCGTGCGGACGGCCTCACGCGGCTCGGGCCGGAGCATCCGGCGCTGATCTACCTGAATTCGCCGTCGAACCCCACCGGCCGGGTATTGGGGCTCGAACACCTGCGCAAAGTGGTCTCCTTCGCGCGGGAACGCGGCGCGGTGGTCGCCTCCGACGAGTGCTACCTGGGCCTGGCCTGGGAGGAACCGGCGGTGTCGATTCTGGATCCGCGGGTGTGCGACGGCGACCATACCGGCCTGCTGGCGGTGCATTCGCTGTCCAAGACTTCGAATCTGGCGAGTTACCGGGCCGGATTCGTGGCCGGTGATCCGGAGTTGGTGGCGGAGCTGCTGGAGGTGCGCAAGCATTCCGGCATGATGGTGCCGTTCCCGATCCAGGCGGCCATGGCGGCGGCCCTCGGCGACGACGAGCACGAGTCGGTACAGCGGGAACGCTATCGGGCGCGCCGGGAGACCCTGCGGGCCGCGCTGCTGGACGCGGGTTTCCGGATCGATGATTCCGCGGCCGGTCTGTATCTGTGGTCCACCCGCGGCGAACCGTGCCGGGACACCCTCGATTGGCTCGCCGAGCGCGGCATCCTGGCTGCTCCCGGCGATTTCTACGGTCCGGCCGGAGCCGAGCACGTGCGTATCGCGTTGACGGCCACCGATGAGCGGATCGACGCGGCGGCCGACCGGCTGCGCGGATAG
- a CDS encoding Rv1157c family protein, whose translation MSALAIAAGASLVAPATAVAGPATEASVSSVPMVPEGVPVDVLAALAPAIVNAPVAKDVAAPGPQATILAQARALLDTVNLPPQIKSTLERVITFLDGSGGGGPDIPESGPAIAQFLYPTIGQGCIAPSGDSVGTALAVPGPAQLPPPGPAAGQTGFVFTALGTERPTAEQVKPMTVQWRNLDTGASGSQVLTDEAKINPDGPATLSAIANTGSGRIVAVIGGGLTTQATETEARTCTFMPTLGFFTV comes from the coding sequence ATGTCCGCGCTCGCCATTGCGGCGGGCGCCTCCCTCGTGGCGCCCGCGACTGCCGTCGCGGGACCGGCCACCGAGGCGTCGGTGAGCAGCGTCCCGATGGTCCCCGAAGGGGTTCCCGTCGACGTTCTCGCCGCCCTGGCCCCGGCCATCGTCAACGCTCCGGTGGCCAAGGACGTCGCCGCCCCGGGCCCCCAGGCGACCATCCTGGCCCAGGCCCGCGCGCTACTGGACACGGTGAACCTGCCCCCGCAGATCAAATCGACTCTGGAACGGGTCATCACGTTCCTGGACGGCAGCGGCGGCGGCGGCCCCGACATCCCGGAATCCGGTCCGGCGATCGCCCAGTTCCTCTACCCGACCATCGGCCAGGGCTGCATCGCGCCGTCCGGCGATTCCGTCGGCACCGCCCTCGCGGTACCCGGCCCGGCGCAACTGCCGCCGCCCGGACCGGCCGCCGGTCAGACCGGTTTCGTCTTCACCGCCCTGGGCACCGAACGGCCGACGGCCGAACAGGTGAAGCCGATGACGGTGCAGTGGCGGAACCTGGACACGGGTGCGTCGGGCTCGCAGGTACTCACCGATGAGGCCAAGATCAACCCGGACGGCCCGGCCACGCTCTCGGCCATCGCGAACACCGGCAGCGGCCGGATCGTCGCGGTGATCGGCGGCGGACTCACCACACAGGCGACCGAAACCGAAGCGCGCACCTGCACGTTCATGCCGACCCTCGGTTTCTTCACCGTCTGA